The Saccharopolyspora gloriosae genome has a segment encoding these proteins:
- a CDS encoding ESX secretion-associated protein EspG, with the protein MSSKLDVDRLEFVILAGWAGLKRLPPVVQYSHYGTPVQDMDNELEAADARCRQRGLVNRTNQVSDEVWDLLAIYPSTAIEYDLRFSAQKGTELRAAVSQSGQVAVRTVMNGDRYVLERVRAEDAVPALVSVLPEHPPLKMKPVNVDLTEMRSVMADVEKKGLTDPRAIEQGLRSRGIDVTGFRKATELLDGTKLGAGQIGVTVWNAQRKEFRGDHTVQVVDVEGGRVSIYNSGNQRMVAGADIGTFRRVLGDLTTAAQRRSVW; encoded by the coding sequence GTGTCGTCGAAGCTTGATGTCGACCGCCTGGAATTCGTCATCCTCGCGGGATGGGCAGGTTTGAAGCGGTTACCGCCGGTCGTCCAATACAGCCATTACGGGACGCCCGTCCAGGACATGGACAACGAACTGGAAGCAGCCGACGCGCGATGCCGCCAGCGGGGGCTGGTCAACCGCACGAACCAGGTCAGCGACGAGGTATGGGACCTGCTCGCGATCTACCCCAGCACCGCCATCGAATACGACCTGCGATTCTCCGCACAGAAGGGAACCGAACTGCGGGCCGCGGTATCGCAATCTGGGCAGGTCGCCGTTCGCACCGTCATGAACGGCGACCGCTACGTCCTGGAACGCGTTCGCGCTGAAGACGCCGTGCCCGCGCTGGTCTCGGTGCTGCCGGAGCACCCTCCGCTGAAGATGAAGCCGGTCAACGTCGACCTCACCGAGATGCGTTCCGTGATGGCCGACGTGGAGAAGAAGGGCCTCACCGACCCGCGCGCCATCGAGCAGGGATTGCGCAGCCGCGGCATCGACGTGACCGGCTTCCGCAAAGCCACCGAACTGCTCGACGGCACGAAGCTCGGCGCGGGCCAGATCGGCGTCACCGTGTGGAACGCGCAGCGCAAGGAGTTCCGCGGCGACCACACCGTGCAGGTCGTCGACGTGGAAGGCGGCCGGGTGTCCATCTACAACTCCGGCAATCAGCGCATGGTCGCCGGAGCCGACATCGGCACCTTCCGCCGCGTCCTCGGCGACCTCACCACCGCCGCGCAACGCCGGTCCGTCTGGTGA
- a CDS encoding DUF2530 domain-containing protein yields the protein MAEDSARTPASPATTTAEAPRTVPALPHRLAQPTPVVLAGTGLWLVGLVLFAVIAPGGFEFWTCVAGFILGLTGYGVFRWQRNASRRGSRGAWKGLSGLDG from the coding sequence GTGGCCGAAGACAGCGCACGCACCCCCGCCTCACCAGCGACGACGACCGCCGAGGCGCCACGCACCGTGCCCGCGCTGCCACACCGGCTGGCGCAGCCGACGCCGGTGGTGCTGGCGGGGACGGGCCTGTGGCTGGTCGGCCTCGTGCTGTTCGCGGTGATCGCCCCCGGCGGCTTCGAATTCTGGACCTGCGTAGCCGGGTTCATCCTGGGGCTGACCGGCTACGGAGTCTTCCGCTGGCAACGCAACGCATCGCGCCGCGGATCCCGCGGGGCGTGGAAGGGTTTGTCCGGTCTGGACGGGTAG
- a CDS encoding NCS2 family permease yields the protein MTGGNESGSGASESVAAKTGSSVLDRYFKITERGSTLSRELRGGLVTFVTVAYIIVLNPLILGSYSADSPTAKRDVLGQILTVPQVAASTALVAGVMTLLFGLIANYPFAIAAGLGINTLLAVTIAQQVSWPEAMGLVVVDGIVILILVATGFRTAVFNAVPPELKAAIAVGIGLFISFVGLVDAGFVRRLPDSANTTVPVGLGIDGSIASWPTAVFAFGLVLTAILVARKVRGGILIAIVINTVVAIAVEALVQAGPSEGTDPKGWNLGYPAPPEQIFGFPDLSLVGEISFGAWTRLPALAAAMLVFTLVLANFFDAMGTMTGLGKEAGLADRKGNLPGIGKALAVEGVGAVAGGVGSASSNTVFVESASGIAEGARTGLANVVTGLLFLAAMFLTPLYSVIPVEAAAPALVVVGAMMLAQIRDIDLSDFTIALPAFLTIVVMPFTYSIANGIGVGFISYVLIQSATGKVRTVHPLMWVVSAAFVLYFVADPVSALFAG from the coding sequence ATGACGGGTGGGAACGAATCGGGGTCGGGCGCCTCGGAATCGGTGGCCGCGAAAACCGGATCGAGCGTGCTGGACCGGTATTTCAAGATCACCGAGCGTGGTTCCACGCTGAGCCGGGAACTGCGCGGCGGGCTCGTCACGTTCGTCACCGTCGCCTACATCATCGTGCTCAACCCGCTGATCCTCGGCAGCTACTCGGCGGACTCGCCGACGGCGAAGCGCGACGTGCTCGGGCAGATCCTCACCGTGCCGCAGGTCGCGGCGAGCACCGCGCTCGTCGCCGGTGTCATGACGCTGCTGTTCGGCCTCATCGCGAACTATCCGTTCGCCATCGCCGCCGGGCTCGGCATCAACACCCTGCTGGCCGTCACCATCGCCCAGCAGGTCAGTTGGCCGGAGGCGATGGGCCTCGTGGTCGTCGACGGCATCGTGATCCTGATCCTCGTCGCCACCGGGTTCCGCACCGCCGTGTTCAACGCCGTGCCACCTGAGCTGAAGGCGGCCATCGCCGTCGGCATCGGCTTGTTCATCAGCTTCGTCGGCCTCGTCGACGCCGGATTCGTGCGCCGGTTGCCCGACTCCGCGAACACCACCGTGCCGGTCGGACTCGGCATCGACGGCTCCATCGCGTCCTGGCCCACCGCCGTGTTCGCGTTCGGCCTGGTGCTCACCGCGATCCTGGTGGCGCGCAAGGTGCGCGGCGGCATCCTGATCGCCATCGTGATCAACACCGTGGTCGCGATCGCCGTGGAGGCCCTGGTGCAGGCGGGGCCGTCCGAGGGCACCGACCCGAAGGGCTGGAACCTCGGCTACCCGGCGCCGCCGGAGCAGATCTTCGGCTTTCCGGACCTGTCGCTGGTCGGCGAGATCTCGTTCGGCGCGTGGACGCGGCTGCCCGCGCTGGCCGCGGCGATGCTGGTGTTCACCCTGGTGCTGGCGAACTTCTTCGACGCCATGGGCACCATGACCGGCCTCGGCAAGGAAGCGGGGCTCGCCGACCGCAAGGGCAACCTGCCCGGCATCGGCAAAGCGCTCGCCGTCGAAGGCGTCGGCGCCGTCGCGGGCGGCGTCGGTTCGGCCAGCTCCAACACGGTGTTCGTGGAATCGGCCTCCGGCATCGCCGAAGGCGCCCGCACCGGGCTCGCCAACGTGGTCACCGGACTGCTGTTCCTCGCGGCCATGTTCCTGACCCCGCTCTACAGCGTGATCCCCGTCGAAGCGGCCGCGCCGGCGCTGGTCGTGGTGGGCGCGATGATGCTGGCCCAGATCCGCGACATCGACCTGTCCGACTTCACCATCGCGCTGCCCGCGTTCCTGACGATCGTCGTCATGCCGTTCACCTACTCCATCGCCAACGGCATCGGAGTCGGCTTCATCAGCTACGTGCTGATCCAGTCGGCCACCGGCAAGGTGCGGACCGTGCACCCGCTGATGTGGGTGGTGTCGGCCGCGTTCGTGCTGTACTTCGTCGCCGACCCGGTCTCCGCGCTGTTCGCCGGGTGA
- a CDS encoding MarR family winged helix-turn-helix transcriptional regulator, with product MSEIAERERTLATRLRMASVRLNRRLRAQSTDSVVTLSQLSALSCLHKAGAMTPGVLAAKEGVQPPSMTRVIAALEGLGLVVRTPHPTDGRQAVVDLTDAGRDRINEEISARERWLDIQLAELTKDERAALSRAAEIMERISER from the coding sequence GTGTCCGAGATCGCTGAACGTGAGCGCACGCTGGCCACTCGGCTGCGGATGGCCTCCGTCCGACTCAACCGCAGGTTGCGGGCGCAGAGCACCGACTCCGTCGTCACGCTCTCCCAGTTGTCCGCGCTGTCCTGCCTGCACAAGGCGGGAGCCATGACGCCGGGCGTGCTCGCCGCGAAAGAAGGCGTGCAGCCGCCCTCGATGACCAGGGTCATCGCCGCTCTCGAAGGCCTCGGCCTGGTGGTGCGCACCCCGCATCCCACCGATGGGCGGCAAGCCGTCGTCGACCTCACCGACGCCGGCCGGGACCGCATCAACGAAGAGATCTCCGCTCGGGAGCGCTGGCTCGACATTCAGCTCGCCGAGCTGACCAAGGACGAACGCGCGGCCCTGAGCCGCGCCGCCGAGATCATGGAACGCATCTCGGAGCGCTAG
- a CDS encoding MFS transporter, giving the protein MSGESLHPSGPGPDGADRASTTGELGAPPGRKSGGGMFGSLRVRNYRYYASGQVISLTGTWMQRAAQDWLVLELSGGSAGALGVAVALQFLPTLLLTLWAGTAADRFDKRRLLIGTQIALGVCGLLLGLLDVSGIVRLWHVYAFCAVLGAFAAIDAPVRQSFVVEMVGPAQLTNAVALNSMIFNLARIVGPALAGLLITAVGTGWVFLVNGISSAGVVGGLLLMNVALLHRPDRVPKERGQLLAGLHYVRRRPDLVAVMVLVFCVSTFGMNFESTFAVIARNVFGRDADGYGLLITMLAVGTLSGATLAARRSARAGSRLRLMVLGAAAFGLLEAVGALMPDYWSFAVMLIPVGIAVMTFTTSANSTVQLSVDPSMRGRVMGLYMLLFLGGKPLGGLASGWLAEVLGPRSPVLLGGVASLLAAAGCGLLLWRSRRSGVAGTGRLG; this is encoded by the coding sequence GTGTCAGGTGAATCGCTGCACCCGTCAGGACCCGGTCCGGACGGTGCGGACCGCGCATCCACCACCGGCGAGCTCGGTGCACCACCGGGCCGGAAGTCCGGTGGCGGGATGTTCGGGTCGCTTCGGGTCCGCAACTACCGCTACTACGCCTCCGGTCAGGTCATCTCGCTCACCGGCACCTGGATGCAGCGGGCCGCGCAGGACTGGCTGGTGCTGGAACTCTCCGGCGGCAGCGCCGGAGCCCTCGGTGTCGCGGTGGCGCTGCAGTTCCTGCCGACGCTGCTGCTCACGCTGTGGGCGGGCACCGCGGCCGACCGGTTCGACAAGCGGCGCCTGCTGATCGGGACGCAGATCGCGCTGGGAGTCTGCGGGCTGCTGCTCGGCCTGCTCGACGTCTCCGGGATCGTGCGGCTCTGGCACGTGTACGCGTTCTGCGCGGTGCTCGGCGCGTTCGCGGCGATCGACGCGCCGGTGCGGCAATCGTTCGTGGTGGAGATGGTCGGACCCGCGCAGCTCACCAACGCCGTCGCGCTGAACTCGATGATCTTCAACCTGGCGCGGATCGTCGGCCCCGCCCTCGCGGGACTGCTCATCACCGCCGTCGGTACCGGCTGGGTGTTCCTCGTCAACGGCATCAGCTCCGCCGGCGTGGTGGGCGGGCTGCTGCTGATGAACGTGGCGTTGCTGCACCGCCCCGACCGGGTGCCGAAGGAACGCGGCCAGCTGCTCGCCGGGCTGCACTACGTGCGGCGGCGGCCCGATCTGGTCGCGGTGATGGTGCTGGTGTTCTGCGTCAGCACGTTCGGGATGAACTTCGAGAGCACCTTCGCGGTCATCGCCCGCAACGTCTTCGGCCGGGACGCCGACGGCTACGGGCTGCTGATCACGATGCTCGCCGTCGGCACCCTCTCCGGCGCCACGCTCGCCGCACGCCGCAGTGCCCGGGCGGGATCGAGACTGCGGCTGATGGTGCTCGGCGCCGCAGCGTTCGGGCTGCTGGAGGCGGTGGGCGCGCTGATGCCGGACTACTGGTCGTTCGCGGTGATGCTGATTCCGGTCGGGATCGCGGTGATGACGTTCACGACCAGCGCGAACTCGACCGTGCAGCTGAGCGTCGACCCGTCGATGCGCGGGCGCGTGATGGGGCTGTACATGCTGCTGTTCCTCGGCGGGAAACCGCTGGGCGGGCTGGCCTCGGGCTGGCTCGCCGAAGTGCTGGGGCCGCGATCGCCGGTACTGCTGGGCGGAGTCGCCTCGCTGCTGGCCGCTGCGGGGTGCGGACTGCTGCTGTGGCGGTCGCGCAGATCGGGGGTTGCAGGGACTGGGAGGTTAGGCTAA
- a CDS encoding superoxide dismutase, translating to MAQYVLPELDYDYAALEPAISGEINELHHSKHHATYVKGANDTIEKIAEARDKGDFGSIVGLETTLAFNLAGHSLHLVWWKILSPNGGDKPTGELAAAIDQDFGSFDKFRAQLEAVSTTIQGNGWGVLAWDPVGQRLITQQLRDHHSNLSIATTPLLVFDIWEHAYYLQYKNVKADYVKQLWNVVNWDEVGKRFADARAGYNGLRLPTA from the coding sequence ATGGCTCAGTACGTGCTGCCCGAGTTGGATTACGACTACGCGGCGCTGGAGCCCGCGATCTCGGGTGAGATCAACGAGCTGCACCACAGCAAGCACCACGCGACTTATGTGAAGGGCGCCAACGACACGATCGAGAAGATCGCGGAGGCGCGGGACAAGGGTGACTTCGGTTCGATCGTGGGGTTGGAGACGACCCTGGCGTTCAACTTGGCGGGGCACTCGCTGCACTTGGTGTGGTGGAAGATCCTGTCGCCGAACGGGGGCGACAAGCCGACGGGTGAGCTGGCGGCGGCGATCGATCAGGACTTCGGGTCGTTCGACAAGTTCCGGGCTCAGCTGGAGGCGGTGTCCACCACGATCCAGGGCAACGGCTGGGGCGTGCTGGCGTGGGACCCGGTGGGTCAGCGGTTGATCACGCAGCAGTTGCGTGATCACCACTCGAACCTGTCGATCGCCACGACGCCGCTGCTGGTGTTCGACATCTGGGAGCACGCGTACTACCTGCAGTACAAGAACGTGAAGGCGGACTACGTCAAGCAGTTGTGGAACGTCGTGAACTGGGACGAGGTCGGCAAGCGCTTCGCCGACGCCCGCGCCGGCTACAACGGTCTGCGCCTGCCCACCGCCTGA
- a CDS encoding glutamate-cysteine ligase family protein yields the protein MGKHVTSRAFTPVDRQRYRDKMQRGLDALARMLAGGDFSFPHQQMGLEMELSLVDERMDPSMSNSVVLEKINDPSFTTELGQHNIELNVLPRALAGDGALELEHELRKALLRADRKAQDANTKLVLIGTLPTLRRGHFDPSWLSHNPRYSQLNEQIFTAKGEEMLLDMEGAPLGDGGPERLRCYADSIVPESACTSVQLHLQVSPEDFAAHWNAAQCLAGVQLAIGANSPFLLGKALWHETRVPLFQQATDTRPQELKNQGVRPRVWFGERWITSIFDLFEENVRYFPALLPEPEEEDPVAALQAGRAPTLAELRLHNGTIWRWNRPVYDLVDGVPHLRVENRVLPSGPSVPDVMANAAFFYGVQRALTEQDRPLWTQMSFAAAEENFYTGARHGMDAHLYWPGAGWVTPDELVLRRLLPMAHEGLRLCGVSDAAREHTLGVIEARCLRKQTGSSWQRDVVARLEQRGHDRPSALATMLRRYVELTDSAEPVHAWPLE from the coding sequence ATGGGGAAGCACGTGACCAGTCGGGCTTTCACTCCTGTGGACCGGCAACGCTATCGAGACAAGATGCAGCGCGGCCTCGACGCGTTAGCGCGGATGCTGGCCGGGGGCGACTTCTCCTTCCCGCATCAGCAGATGGGGCTGGAGATGGAGCTGAGCCTCGTCGACGAGCGGATGGATCCGTCGATGTCGAACTCGGTGGTGCTGGAGAAGATCAACGATCCCTCGTTCACCACCGAGCTGGGCCAGCACAACATCGAGCTCAACGTGCTGCCCCGGGCGCTGGCCGGGGACGGCGCTCTGGAGCTGGAGCACGAGCTGCGCAAGGCGTTGCTGCGCGCGGACCGCAAGGCGCAGGACGCGAACACGAAGCTGGTGCTGATCGGCACGCTGCCCACGTTGCGGCGCGGGCACTTCGATCCGTCCTGGCTCTCGCACAATCCGCGGTATTCGCAGCTCAACGAGCAGATCTTCACCGCCAAGGGCGAGGAGATGCTGCTGGACATGGAGGGCGCCCCGCTCGGTGACGGCGGCCCGGAGCGGCTTCGGTGCTACGCGGACTCCATCGTTCCCGAATCGGCGTGCACTTCGGTGCAACTGCACCTGCAAGTCTCACCGGAAGATTTCGCCGCGCACTGGAACGCCGCACAGTGCCTGGCCGGGGTGCAGCTCGCGATCGGCGCGAATTCGCCTTTCCTGCTGGGCAAAGCACTGTGGCACGAGACGCGGGTGCCGCTGTTCCAGCAGGCCACCGACACCCGGCCGCAGGAGTTGAAGAACCAGGGCGTGCGGCCGCGGGTGTGGTTCGGGGAACGCTGGATCACGTCGATCTTCGACCTGTTCGAGGAGAACGTCCGCTACTTCCCGGCCCTGCTGCCGGAACCGGAGGAAGAAGACCCGGTCGCCGCACTGCAAGCGGGCCGCGCGCCGACGCTCGCGGAACTGCGGCTGCACAACGGCACCATCTGGCGCTGGAACCGCCCGGTCTACGACCTGGTGGACGGCGTTCCGCACCTGCGGGTGGAGAACCGGGTGCTGCCGTCGGGGCCGAGCGTGCCGGACGTGATGGCCAACGCCGCGTTCTTCTACGGCGTGCAGCGGGCGCTGACCGAGCAGGATCGTCCACTATGGACTCAAATGTCGTTCGCCGCGGCCGAGGAGAACTTCTACACCGGCGCCCGGCACGGCATGGACGCGCACCTGTACTGGCCGGGCGCGGGCTGGGTCACCCCCGATGAGCTGGTGCTGCGCCGCCTGCTGCCGATGGCGCACGAGGGACTCCGGCTGTGCGGAGTGTCCGACGCGGCGCGGGAGCACACGCTGGGCGTCATCGAGGCGCGCTGCCTGCGCAAGCAGACCGGATCGTCCTGGCAGCGCGACGTGGTGGCGCGGCTGGAACAGCGCGGTCACGACCGGCCGTCGGCGCTGGCGACGATGCTGCGGCGCTACGTGGAGCTCACCGACTCCGCCGAGCCGGTGCACGCCTGGCCGCTGGAGTGA